From Pirellulales bacterium, the proteins below share one genomic window:
- a CDS encoding RluA family pseudouridine synthase, which yields MQIHYQDDWLIAVEKPSGMLAVIGRGPQNALNLATDVQTAWPGALPVHRLDQGTSGVMLFARTAEMHRQMNALFAARRVEKRYVAVVAGRPAASAGCIELPLMKDWPNRPRQKVDRALGKPSTTYWWVWGMEVENGAALEELPKVREEFHAVGHEACANPQGEEVTTRLELRPVTGRTHQLRVHLAEIGHPIIGDELYAPAKIAVASARLLLHAAELAFVHPANGKEVRIRSAVPF from the coding sequence ATGCAAATCCACTACCAGGATGACTGGCTGATTGCGGTCGAAAAGCCCAGTGGAATGCTGGCCGTTATCGGGCGGGGTCCGCAAAATGCCCTGAATCTGGCGACAGATGTCCAAACGGCCTGGCCGGGGGCCTTACCCGTGCATCGACTCGACCAAGGGACGTCGGGGGTGATGCTGTTTGCCCGGACGGCGGAGATGCACCGGCAAATGAACGCCCTCTTTGCCGCGCGGCGGGTCGAAAAACGATATGTGGCGGTGGTGGCCGGACGACCAGCCGCCAGCGCGGGATGCATCGAGCTCCCCTTGATGAAGGACTGGCCCAACCGCCCCCGCCAAAAGGTGGACCGGGCATTGGGCAAGCCAAGTACCACGTACTGGTGGGTGTGGGGAATGGAAGTGGAAAATGGAGCAGCTTTAGAAGAGTTGCCAAAAGTGCGTGAAGAATTTCACGCAGTTGGGCATGAGGCGTGCGCGAACCCGCAAGGGGAAGAAGTCACTACGCGATTAGAGCTGCGACCCGTAACGGGGCGGACGCATCAACTACGGGTGCATCTGGCGGAGATTGGACACCCGATAATAGGTGATGAACTGTACGCCCCGGCGAAGATCGCCGTGGCGAGTGCGCGGTTGCTGCTACACGCGGCGGAGCTGGCGTTTGTCCATCCGGCCAATGGAAAAGAAGTTCGCATCCGTTCGGCCGTGCCATTTTAG
- a CDS encoding four helix bundle protein, with the protein MAFAFEKLLVYQKSIDFADTICELTEQFPPGYGFLVNQLNRAALSIAANITEGNGRFTKPDRKNFFGIARGSVQECVPLLELAVRRRHVTSEIHVQLKSKLEEIARMLSGLINGLENRET; encoded by the coding sequence ATGGCGTTTGCTTTTGAAAAACTGCTGGTCTATCAAAAGTCAATAGACTTTGCTGATACTATTTGCGAACTGACAGAGCAATTTCCTCCAGGTTATGGCTTTCTTGTTAATCAACTGAACCGCGCGGCTTTGTCTATCGCCGCCAATATCACCGAGGGAAATGGGCGCTTTACCAAACCCGATCGCAAAAATTTTTTTGGTATTGCGCGTGGTTCGGTACAGGAATGCGTTCCGCTGCTTGAGTTAGCTGTTCGTCGACGACATGTGACCAGTGAAATTCATGTGCAACTCAAGTCCAAATTGGAAGAAATTGCCCGGATGTTGTCGGGATTAATCAATGGACTTGAAAATCGTGAAACCTGA
- a CDS encoding fibronectin type III domain-containing protein yields MSQGTRGYAVIDAGLVGAPAGFGFAGKIGGNDSSGTFVNEDTANQIGTDAAGNIYVAGVLAPSDFSVDLDAGIGTYFTGADSLRQTAYLAKYTPAGALIWARNIYTTNSAPTGASNAVRGLAVSPSGVVTVAGWVNPGLTYDFGTTFDGKPNTLAYFTYNHGFVSQFDADGRVLWTRHINGTGNNAIIDLAQAGDGSIYITGSFFSTATFNSPGVGLLRGAFPGSDLFVAKYDASGNFQWVQTIGSPTGSEDGRTLAIAPNGDVIVGGAYNIISSPTRAQSFLGRWTATGTPLWQRTWGSATGFDQVNDVALSPDGAAIYLTGRFSGGATFTPAAGTIQLTATGPQDAYLAMADSAGTFQWAHRFGGNDVSEGQAVSALPSGEILFGGYISGNNSVDFDPGAGSTLLSPNGYYEGFVGQYTPAGALTMAFPVGGPQPFRRDRVNAIHATADGGYIIGGSFAADVGNTVRFHAAGTTAITSAAANIDSFFAKTYPATLPPAPLATVRQQFLAKGGGAIYGKKFHDLDGDNSFGGLDVGVEGWTIYLDINHDGVADRTTLTDRNGDYSFTDLTINSLPYTVWEGNNPAWTPTDLFGTIVSVAVDQVNPVRTVDFANQRRVRILASDELFAPLLGPVAEGASIFLQAELDPALTNVSYLWSIDPQLTVENNIPVNSPSGFARLLDEGTYRVTLFVSSSQGLFTDTFDLFAFNVPPQVALLQPSLSVVEGSILDTSTVFAATDDSLDQTYYDWDFNGDGLYDLTTTEITTFFNWGQLRTAGVVDGPGIFPLQVRAYDEDILALGPAAVASLVPVIVPLNVLNAPPIADAGGAYRVDEGLGAQLSAAASYDPAGPSDTLSYAWDLDNDGQYDDASGVTVNFSSAQLNALGLNDSGQVLTVFLRVTDKDGGQGFASATVELDNVAPRVDALGDALTVEEGTTVAFDGAFTDPGASDDWSFNWTVVHNGATIATGTAQAFSFVPPDQGSYLVSYTVTDDELGINFSQLTVTAVNRVPIGIVVATASAPEGPLTFNMANLQDGPADLAAGLRYSYDFTNDGTFEIVDSLTPAATFSPPDQGDYTIRVRITDKDNATRIVTTNYNVTNAPPTAVLGLNLGGVISEGAAGLQLRFTGASDPSSADTAAGFRYSYDLDGNGTFDPGLIDLAGVSAQPLGVPQEGQFLARARITDKDGGFRDYSLNYIVANAPPAGVTASGATTVSEGQTWILTGGFIDPGADQWLATAQVTKTGVPGDPGYTVPVVVNQVAKTYRLEHVFATDVAAGYDVRVTVSDGVASGQSQLFHVNVTNILPVIDAQAATIINRSVPFARTIGFADPGADAWRYSVNYDYLNNPTAFSAWTSTDDPADPADSPKTFDLGHLYAAPGEYRVRVRVTDQAGVNPATFVAAEFIVTVTANDPPTVAAPILDLALQQGSTPTYANYAYLRQVFADIDDLGEDLVFTVQANTNPSLVSVSIDPLDDSLDLSFLAGQNGTATITVRAANPHTPGNFVTDTFVVTISSMSGTPVPASGLSATPTAANKIQLTWSDNAANETGYRVERSTAGPGGPFTTIATLPANTTSFTNSQLQSYINYTYRVVATGGSDSSPSNTAAASTTLELIIGANAADTYRVRRVGSLLEVYENTLPGPGIAPDYSAELAAMNTGLLTFNTLGGGDQLFIDSNGAANFGALRFVFNAGSGANTLQITAGTARVDSTAIGGTLDTTIQANATLLTAGLRQRHLTLTGSNATARILPNGAAAGLVVLTGNLNIANDAVLDLNDNDLVLFYDPLLPSPIDVITGYVDNYYSFGSVPGGGVPVIGSTEVDNASGSRLIIPVDNINSQFGDINNPFYDLVLGDSNLGTGFNQVIVRFTYPGDYNLDGQVDGSDYTVVDSFLGTPTPGLSAGWTLGDGDFDGVVTPADYLPIDSNFGSGVGNPLAVLELQPLGQLFAEELFAQEQDWQAENRETMVEMLAGAVWQAANTQDKSISNRRWGHKTIADMRD; encoded by the coding sequence GTGTCGCAGGGCACCCGCGGCTATGCGGTGATCGACGCCGGGTTGGTCGGAGCGCCAGCCGGTTTTGGCTTTGCCGGCAAGATCGGCGGCAATGACTCGAGCGGCACGTTCGTCAACGAGGACACCGCCAACCAGATCGGCACCGACGCGGCTGGCAATATTTACGTGGCGGGAGTGTTGGCGCCAAGCGACTTTTCGGTCGATCTGGACGCCGGAATTGGCACCTATTTCACAGGCGCGGACTCGCTCCGCCAAACGGCCTACCTGGCCAAGTATACGCCCGCCGGCGCGCTCATCTGGGCACGGAACATTTACACCACTAACAGCGCGCCCACGGGGGCGTCCAACGCCGTGCGCGGGCTGGCGGTATCGCCTAGCGGCGTGGTCACGGTCGCCGGATGGGTAAATCCCGGTCTGACGTACGACTTTGGGACCACGTTTGACGGCAAGCCCAACACGCTCGCTTATTTCACCTACAACCACGGTTTTGTGTCGCAATTTGACGCCGATGGCCGAGTGCTGTGGACACGGCACATCAATGGCACCGGAAACAATGCGATCATTGATCTGGCGCAGGCGGGAGACGGCTCGATTTATATCACGGGAAGCTTTTTCTCGACCGCCACCTTTAATAGTCCCGGGGTCGGGTTGCTACGCGGCGCGTTCCCCGGCTCGGATTTGTTTGTGGCTAAATATGACGCGAGCGGCAATTTCCAATGGGTGCAGACGATCGGCAGCCCCACTGGTTCCGAAGACGGCCGCACACTGGCCATCGCGCCCAACGGCGATGTGATCGTCGGCGGGGCGTATAACATAATTTCGAGTCCCACGCGGGCACAATCGTTCCTGGGCCGCTGGACAGCGACAGGCACTCCGCTCTGGCAGCGCACCTGGGGGAGCGCAACTGGCTTTGATCAGGTCAACGACGTGGCTCTTTCGCCGGACGGCGCGGCGATTTATCTGACGGGCCGCTTCTCCGGGGGGGCGACCTTTACACCCGCGGCGGGCACGATCCAGCTTACCGCCACTGGTCCGCAGGACGCCTATCTGGCCATGGCCGATTCGGCGGGGACGTTCCAGTGGGCGCATCGCTTCGGCGGGAACGATGTCTCCGAAGGACAGGCCGTGTCAGCGCTCCCCTCGGGCGAGATCCTCTTCGGCGGTTACATCAGCGGCAATAATTCGGTCGATTTTGATCCCGGCGCGGGGAGCACCCTGCTTTCGCCTAATGGTTATTATGAAGGGTTTGTGGGTCAGTACACGCCGGCAGGCGCGTTAACCATGGCGTTTCCCGTGGGTGGTCCGCAACCCTTCCGTCGCGATCGTGTCAACGCTATCCATGCCACCGCCGATGGCGGATACATCATCGGCGGCAGCTTTGCCGCGGACGTGGGCAACACGGTCCGCTTTCACGCGGCGGGAACAACGGCGATCACGTCGGCCGCGGCGAATATTGACAGCTTTTTTGCCAAGACCTATCCGGCCACCTTGCCGCCCGCACCCCTAGCCACCGTGCGGCAACAGTTTTTGGCCAAAGGAGGGGGAGCCATCTATGGCAAGAAATTCCACGACCTGGATGGCGACAATAGCTTCGGAGGGCTCGACGTTGGTGTCGAAGGATGGACGATTTATCTGGACATCAATCACGATGGAGTGGCGGATCGCACGACACTGACCGACCGCAACGGCGACTATTCATTTACGGATCTGACGATTAACTCGCTGCCGTACACCGTGTGGGAAGGGAACAATCCCGCGTGGACCCCCACGGACCTGTTTGGCACGATTGTCTCCGTCGCGGTGGACCAGGTCAACCCGGTTCGGACCGTCGACTTTGCCAATCAGCGGCGGGTGCGTATCCTGGCCAGCGATGAACTGTTTGCTCCATTGTTGGGTCCAGTTGCCGAAGGCGCGTCGATTTTTTTACAGGCCGAACTTGACCCGGCCTTGACCAATGTGTCCTACCTTTGGTCGATCGATCCGCAGTTGACGGTGGAAAACAACATTCCCGTCAATTCCCCCAGCGGTTTTGCCAGGCTGCTGGACGAGGGGACATATCGAGTCACACTATTTGTCAGCAGCAGCCAGGGATTGTTTACCGATACGTTCGACCTGTTTGCATTCAATGTCCCGCCGCAAGTGGCCCTCTTGCAACCCAGTCTGTCGGTCGTCGAAGGCTCCATCCTCGACACGTCCACCGTTTTTGCGGCCACAGACGACTCCCTCGATCAGACGTACTATGACTGGGACTTTAATGGCGACGGATTGTACGATCTGACAACAACCGAAATCACCACGTTCTTTAATTGGGGGCAACTGCGGACGGCCGGAGTGGTCGATGGTCCCGGGATTTTTCCCCTCCAGGTTCGCGCTTACGACGAAGATATTCTCGCGCTCGGCCCGGCGGCCGTGGCCTCGCTCGTTCCCGTCATCGTTCCGCTTAACGTTCTTAACGCCCCTCCCATCGCCGACGCCGGCGGTGCCTATCGGGTTGACGAAGGCCTCGGGGCGCAATTGAGCGCGGCGGCCAGCTACGATCCCGCGGGACCCAGCGATACGCTGAGCTATGCCTGGGATTTGGACAATGATGGCCAGTACGACGATGCCAGTGGTGTGACGGTGAACTTTAGCTCCGCCCAGTTGAACGCTCTGGGCTTGAATGACAGCGGTCAAGTACTTACGGTTTTTCTGCGCGTGACGGACAAGGATGGCGGCCAAGGGTTTGCCTCGGCCACCGTCGAGCTGGACAACGTGGCCCCGCGGGTCGACGCGCTCGGCGACGCCTTGACCGTGGAAGAGGGCACGACGGTCGCCTTTGACGGCGCTTTCACCGATCCCGGCGCGTCCGACGATTGGAGCTTTAACTGGACGGTCGTCCACAATGGAGCGACCATTGCCACAGGGACGGCGCAGGCTTTCAGCTTTGTGCCGCCGGATCAGGGCAGCTATTTGGTCTCCTATACCGTCACCGACGATGAACTGGGCATAAACTTTTCCCAGTTGACGGTCACCGCCGTAAATCGCGTCCCCATTGGCATCGTGGTCGCGACTGCCAGCGCCCCCGAAGGTCCGCTGACATTCAATATGGCTAACTTGCAGGACGGCCCGGCCGATCTGGCCGCCGGGTTGCGCTACAGCTACGATTTTACCAATGACGGCACGTTTGAGATCGTTGACAGTTTGACCCCCGCGGCCACTTTCAGTCCGCCGGATCAGGGGGACTACACCATTCGCGTGCGGATTACAGATAAGGACAACGCGACGCGGATCGTCACCACCAACTACAACGTGACCAATGCTCCGCCAACGGCCGTTTTGGGACTCAATCTTGGCGGCGTGATCAGCGAAGGCGCGGCTGGCCTGCAGTTGCGCTTTACTGGGGCAAGCGACCCGTCGAGCGCCGACACGGCCGCGGGTTTTCGCTATAGTTACGATCTCGATGGCAACGGGACATTTGATCCCGGGTTGATCGATCTGGCGGGTGTTTCGGCTCAGCCCCTGGGCGTACCCCAGGAAGGGCAGTTTTTGGCCCGCGCGCGTATTACTGATAAGGACGGCGGCTTTAGGGATTACTCGCTGAACTACATCGTGGCGAATGCTCCCCCCGCGGGCGTGACCGCGAGCGGAGCGACCACCGTCTCCGAAGGGCAAACCTGGATTCTGACCGGCGGCTTTATTGATCCAGGCGCCGATCAATGGCTAGCGACGGCCCAAGTGACCAAAACGGGAGTCCCCGGCGACCCGGGTTATACCGTGCCGGTCGTCGTGAACCAGGTGGCCAAGACTTATCGCCTGGAACATGTCTTTGCCACCGATGTCGCGGCGGGATACGACGTCCGCGTGACTGTCTCGGATGGCGTCGCAAGCGGGCAGTCCCAGTTGTTTCATGTCAATGTCACAAATATTCTGCCAGTAATCGACGCCCAGGCCGCGACAATCATCAATCGCAGCGTACCCTTCGCGCGGACGATCGGCTTTGCGGATCCCGGCGCCGACGCGTGGCGGTATAGTGTCAACTATGACTATTTGAATAACCCCACGGCGTTTTCGGCGTGGACCTCGACCGACGACCCCGCTGATCCCGCGGATAGTCCAAAAACGTTTGACCTTGGCCACTTGTATGCGGCGCCTGGCGAGTATCGCGTCCGCGTGCGCGTTACGGACCAGGCCGGCGTGAATCCGGCGACATTTGTTGCGGCGGAATTCATCGTGACCGTCACGGCCAACGACCCCCCGACCGTTGCCGCGCCGATTCTGGATTTGGCGCTGCAACAGGGATCGACGCCCACATACGCCAATTATGCCTACCTGCGGCAGGTCTTTGCCGATATAGACGATTTGGGCGAGGATCTGGTGTTCACTGTCCAGGCCAATACCAATCCCAGCCTGGTCAGCGTGTCCATCGACCCGCTCGACGATTCGCTCGATTTGTCGTTCTTGGCTGGCCAGAACGGGACGGCGACAATCACCGTGCGCGCGGCCAACCCGCACACGCCAGGCAACTTTGTTACCGACACGTTCGTCGTCACGATTTCCTCTATGTCCGGCACTCCGGTCCCTGCATCCGGCCTGTCCGCCACGCCCACGGCCGCTAATAAAATCCAGCTAACCTGGAGCGACAACGCGGCGAACGAAACCGGCTACCGCGTCGAGCGTTCCACCGCCGGCCCCGGCGGGCCATTCACGACCATCGCCACGCTGCCGGCCAACACGACCAGCTTTACCAATTCGCAACTCCAGTCGTACATCAACTACACGTACCGCGTGGTGGCGACCGGCGGCAGTGATTCTTCTCCCAGTAACACCGCCGCCGCCAGCACCACCTTGGAGCTGATCATCGGCGCCAATGCCGCCGACACGTACCGCGTTCGCCGGGTTGGCAGCTTACTGGAAGTTTACGAAAACACGCTTCCCGGACCGGGCATCGCGCCCGATTATTCCGCCGAATTGGCCGCGATGAACACCGGTCTGCTCACGTTCAACACGCTTGGCGGGGGCGACCAGTTGTTCATCGACTCCAACGGCGCGGCAAACTTTGGCGCGCTGCGCTTTGTGTTTAACGCGGGAAGTGGCGCCAACACCCTGCAAATCACCGCCGGCACGGCCCGCGTTGATAGTACGGCAATTGGCGGCACGCTCGACACCACCATCCAGGCGAACGCCACCCTGCTGACCGCCGGTCTGCGGCAGCGCCACCTGACACTGACCGGCTCCAACGCCACCGCCCGCATCCTGCCCAATGGGGCCGCGGCGGGCCTGGTCGTCCTCACGGGTAACTTAAATATCGCCAACGATGCGGTGCTGGACCTCAACGATAACGACCTGGTCCTGTTTTATGATCCGCTCTTGCCCAGCCCCATCGACGTCATCACCGGCTACGTGGACAACTATTACAGCTTTGGCTCGGTTCCCGGCGGCGGCGTGCCGGTCATCGGCAGCACCGAGGTGGACAACGCCAGCGGCTCGCGGCTGATTATTCCCGTCGACAACATCAACAGCCAGTTTGGCGATATTAATAACCCGTTCTACGATCTGGTGCTGGGTGACAGCAACCTGGGGACCGGCTTTAACCAGGTCATCGTCCGCTTTACCTATCCGGGAGATTACAACCTTGACGGCCAGGTCGATGGCAGCGACTACACGGTTGTGGACTCATTCCTGGGCACGCCCACGCCCGGATTGTCGGCGGGCTGGACCTTGGGGGACGGGGACTTTGACGGCGTGGTCACCCCCGCGGATTATTTGCCGATTGATTCGAACTTTGGCTCGGGGGTGGGGAATCCGCTGGCGGTGCTGGAATTGCAGCCCCTGGGCCAGCTTTTTGCCGAAGAGCTCTTTGCCCAGGAGCAGGATTGGCAAGCCGAAAACCGAGAGACGATGGTGGAGATGTTGGCGGGGGCGGTTTGGCAGGCCGCAAATACCCAGGATAAATCAATTTCCAACCGTCGCTGGGGTCATAAGACTATCGCCGACATGCGGGATTGA
- a CDS encoding DUF1559 domain-containing protein: MKRKVTLQPNRAAGLGKAGFTLVELLVVIAIIGILVALLLPAIQMARQAALRTQCRNNLRQDAIAVQNYLDSNKAFPHSGTKPWPVRGENKSWAFLILPYLEETAAYKLVTGNQPYSRIVQGNTQLVKKTIPGYICPTRRPSTYRVDQQTILMDYCAVTPGAFAANGNVTFNENDYWQGDIWAPSKATKHNGIFNRKVGKASNNYEDFTELFNKPFKVKNVSDGLSKTLMISEKRMFVNTYDVGEWYDDQGWADGWDPDVLRSTALPPEPDLGSLGNRDNRTEGFRIGSAHVQNFNAVLADTATVGISYEIDVKVFNRLGDRRDGQTIPSGSISN; the protein is encoded by the coding sequence ATGAAACGGAAAGTTACGCTGCAACCGAACCGGGCTGCTGGTTTGGGCAAAGCCGGGTTCACCCTAGTCGAGCTGTTGGTCGTGATCGCGATCATCGGCATTTTGGTCGCGCTTTTGTTGCCCGCCATTCAAATGGCCCGGCAAGCGGCCCTGCGGACCCAGTGCCGCAACAATCTGCGCCAGGACGCGATCGCGGTGCAGAATTATTTGGACTCTAACAAGGCGTTTCCTCATAGCGGGACCAAGCCTTGGCCAGTTCGAGGTGAAAACAAAAGTTGGGCATTTTTGATTTTGCCGTACTTGGAAGAAACCGCCGCTTACAAACTGGTTACAGGTAATCAACCCTATTCAAGAATCGTTCAGGGAAATACCCAACTGGTCAAAAAAACGATTCCGGGCTACATTTGCCCGACTCGCCGCCCATCAACCTACCGAGTTGATCAGCAAACGATTTTGATGGACTACTGTGCTGTTACGCCGGGCGCGTTTGCCGCCAATGGCAATGTGACATTCAATGAAAATGATTATTGGCAAGGCGATATTTGGGCTCCTTCCAAAGCCACCAAGCATAATGGGATTTTTAATCGAAAAGTGGGTAAAGCCAGCAATAATTATGAAGACTTTACAGAGCTTTTCAATAAACCTTTTAAGGTTAAAAATGTTAGCGATGGTTTGTCAAAAACCCTCATGATTAGTGAAAAGCGGATGTTTGTTAATACATATGACGTAGGAGAATGGTACGATGACCAAGGCTGGGCGGATGGCTGGGATCCGGATGTGCTGCGGAGCACGGCCTTACCACCGGAACCAGATCTTGGCTCTTTGGGAAATCGAGACAATCGAACGGAAGGTTTTAGAATTGGTTCCGCCCATGTGCAAAATTTCAATGCTGTATTGGCTGATACAGCTACTGTTGGAATTTCTTACGAGATTGATGTGAAGGTGTTTAATCGTTTGGGCGATCGTCGCGACGGGCAGACGATTCCCTCTGGTTCGATTAGCAATTAA